In Vanessa tameamea isolate UH-Manoa-2023 chromosome 19, ilVanTame1 primary haplotype, whole genome shotgun sequence, one genomic interval encodes:
- the LOC113399298 gene encoding uncharacterized protein LOC113399298 translates to MDRVTLYEEYRLIEKTELEVNGIWKAAHLLLFFLAFVFGSFCTFCFHMMMYLFDEKCVLFPKLLSLTSFRQNIIYEFIPEDKEVADMLPVDFLSTQWVEKSACLLPTYVPLVSGIFGLVWTTMFLMCSTGSRVLTGLQRPWRVIPPVFLFSLTMGSLCVYTSAVTHYGLQELCLKLSEITGSTTCTYTINVATLAYERRIRGVYQATRLTILSAWLHTGCWVLSTVLAVARVILAVDFQLVKVSVQLQGDIDRMLERHERHIRTVSPLTMEANSSVNRFLRTESLIQIHFKKQELKASFLRNSQLSHVRSSKYDEGDLLYFSDITKEPSEPSLVQSERDKLNKIRAYNAVAAEHRFIVKMLFSLLDGIGVSQTPEIISTLSSMESISEMRPQIVRQFGQQHISSKLKILGSPVKIQDNEDVGIYEAEDISLEIKQDLQARFNRKFSDLKKNNNTSPTDILLNQQSSMNITSEMKTNIEKKKDAKFVARTSYTNEPGTSRGEKKNELKSNLKQVGIQTGEKLKEKSLKVQIDSRTSVFDSVTSTRFDKQSPKEDKDTQTKKEKMD, encoded by the exons ATGGACAGAGTAACTTTATACGAAGAATACAGGCTTATAGAAAAAACTGAACTAGAAGTAAATGGAATATGGAAAG CGGCTCACCTACTGCTTTTCTTTCTGGCCTTCGTGTTTGGTTCGTTCTGCACGTTCTGTTTTCACATGATGATGTACTTGTTTGATGAGAAGTGCGTGCTATTTCCCAAACTGCTGTCACTTACTTCATTTCGTCAAAACATTATCTATGAGTTCATTCCGGAAGATAAAGAAGTTGCTGACA TGCTACCAGTCGATTTCCTAAGCACTCAATGGGTGGAAAAAAGTGCTTGTTTACTGCCAACGTACGTCCCCCTCGTGTCTGGAATCTTTGGTCTTGTTTGGACTACCATGTTCTTGATGTGTTCTACTGGGAGTCGAGTTCTTACTGG tttgCAGAGACCATGGCGTGTAATACCACCTGTGTTTTTATTCTCGTTAACTATGGGTAGTCTCTGCGTGTACACATCGGCTGTTACGCATTACGGATTGCAGGAACTATGTCTTAAGCTTAGTGAAATCACTGGCAGCACAAC GTGTACATATACCATAAATGTGGCTACACTTGCTTATGAACGTCGAATACGTGGCGTCTACCAAGCGACTCGACTTACTATTTTATCAGCTTGGCTGCATACAGGATGCTGGGTGCTATCTACTGTTTTAGCCGTAGCAAGAGTTATACTAGCAGTTGACTTCCAATTAGTCAAAGTCAGTGTGCAATTGCAGGGAGACATTGATAGAATGCTT GAGCGCCATGAAAGACATATTCGTACCGTGTCACCGCTAACAATGGAAGCAAATAGCTCTGTTAACAGATTTCTTCGCACAGAAAGTCTCATTCAAATTCACTTCAAAAAACAAGAACTGAAAGCCAGTTTCTTGAGAAATAGCCAACTTAGTCACGTAAGGAGTTCAAAATATGACGAAGGCGACTTACTTTACTTTTCTGATATAACTAAGGAACCGTCAGAACCATCATTAGTTCAATCAGAACgtgataaattgaataaaatacgaGCGTACAACGCAGTAGCTGCGGAGCATCGGTTTATTGTAAAAATGCTATTTTCCTTACTTGATGGTATTGGTGTATCTCAGACCCCTGAAATTATTTCTACTTTAAGTTCAATGGAATCTATATCTGAAATGCGTCCGCAAATAGTTCGACAATTTGGACAACAACATATTTCGTCTAAACTAAAAATTTTAGGATCTCCTGTAAAAATACAAGACAATGAAGATGTAGGTATTTACGAAGCAGAAGATATATCATTAGAGATAAAACAAGATTTGCAAGCGAGATTTAATAGAAAGTTCAGTgatttgaagaaaaataataacacttcGCCGACGGACATCTTACTTAATCAACAATCTAGTATGAACATAACTTccgaaatgaaaacaaatatagagaaaaaaaaGGATGCAAAGTTTGTAGCAAGGACTTCTTATACTAATGAACCAGGCACTAGTAGAGGAGAGAAGAAAAATGAAttgaaatctaatttaaaacaagTAGGTATTCAAACAGGTGAAAAGCTGAAAGAGAAATCCTTAAAAGTACAAA
- the LOC113399424 gene encoding beta-mannosidase, with protein sequence MKSLVILLFLISFLLNLHKINCLLKLSLESSNENVKWTLENRNKSINIPGSVPGGVYTDLQNAGIIGDILSGYNDVLTRWVAYDTWTYTSKFNVSANNLNSAVAKLVLEGVDTVAYIELNGIPIGLTKNMFVRYVFDVKTYLKEGENKLTFNFESPIDYAKNRSRQHFAAPECVPDVYNGECHVNQIRKMQASFSWDWGPAFPSVGIWRNVRLEFFNGAVIRSITTHTEKKDTIWFLTVKVYLDTSNNIRNISGYLSVYLSVEGHSTIKIGKNVDTQTNSDGTFDVELEMNISENMIREWWPNGYGSQYLYNLLVFFTTHGDRSDREISHKHVKIGFRTIEIVEQKASLILGNDTLAGQGLTFYFKVNGHPLFMKGSNWIPSNVLPEINENDKIRIDNLLTAARDTHMAMLRVWGGGVYESDYFYRRCDELGILIWQDFMFACAMYPVDPEFLDNVRAEIQHNVLRLQHHPSIAVWAGNNENEVALRGNWYSTQAQFDKYKAEYIRLYVDNIKPIVESIDPTRRYLISSPSNGRKSEEDGYIAKNPYDPHFGDTHYYNYLADNWNLNIYPQTRFASEYGFQSLPSLKTMKTATNKTSDYRIDSDYFKHRQHSPNGYSFIESQINRHLKLNKDDPKYFEKFVYYSQISQAMSIKAETEFYRQSQADWYTMGALYWQLNDVWQAPSWSGIEYGGKWKMLHYFAKSFFAPVLVSPRLTLTENVDVYLINDRIVAIINANITVEMFKWNSFTPIKSQSYLANAKPLSSEKQFTIDLWDADKKDEIFLRFALQADGVISSPQNYIFPVPLKNAKGLRTPNIKLDVSETTAVCGNGTSFTVNLNVDTIVPFLWLEANSIDGHFHDNGFIITEPKTKVHFCTKEKINAQQLKRGITYKYYEN encoded by the exons atGAAGTCACtagtaatattgttatttctaattagttttctgttaaatttacataaaataaattgtttacttaAGCTCAGTTTAGAATCATCAAATGAAAATGTGAAGTGGACGCTCGAAAACAGAAACAAgt CAATAAATATACCAGGATCAGTGCCGGGGGGAGTTTATACCGATCTTCAAAATGCGGGTATCATTGGTGACATTCTATCGGGTTACAATGACGTCCTTACTCGCTGGGTAGCTTATGATACATGGACATATACGAGCAAATTTAATG TTAGcgcaaataatttaaactctGCTGTGGCCAAGTTGGTTTTAGAAGGTGTCGATACAGTAGCGTATATAGAATTAAATGGTATACCGATTGGTTTAACGAAGAATATGTTTGTTAGATACGTGTTTGAtgtcaaaacatatttaaag GAAGGTGAAAACAAACTAACGTTTAATTTTGAGTCACCAATCGATTATGCCAAAAATCGCTCAAGACAACATTTCGCAGCTCCCGAGTGTGTCCCAGACGTGTACAATGGAGAATGTCACGTAAATCAGATAAGAAAGATGCAAGCCTCATTTAGTTGGGATTGGGGGCCGGCATTTCCATCTGTTGGAATCTG GAGAAATGTTCGATTAGAATTTTTCAACGGTGCCGTGATACGATCAATTACTACTCATACTGAGAAGAAGGATACGATATGGTTTTTGACAGTAAAAGTTTACTTAGATACGAGCAACAATATTCGAAATATTTCTGGTTATTTGTCCGTTTATTTATCTGTTGAAGGTCATTCAACGATAAAGATTGGCAAAAACGTAGATACTCAGACAAATAGTGATGGAACATTTGACGTCGAACTTGAAATGAACATAAGTGAA aATATGATTCGTGAATGGTGGCCGAATGGGTACGGCAGCCAGTATCTGTATAATCTTCTTGTATTCTTTACCACACATGGGGATCGGAGTGACCGAGAAATTTCTCATAAGCATGTGAAAATTGGATTCCGTACTATAGAAATTGTAGAACAAAAAGCTTCTTTAATATTGG GAAACGACACTCTTGCTGGTCAAGGTCTAACATTTTACTTCAAAGTCAACGGACATCCGCTCTTCATGAAAGGATCTAATTGGATACCCTCAAACGTTCTTCCGGAAATcaatgaaaatgataaaatcaGAA TTGACAATCTTTTGACTGCGGCTCGCGATACACACATGGCGATGCTTCGTGTCTGGGGTGGGGGAGTTTATGAGTCTGATTACTTTTATCGGCGTTGCGATGAACTAGGAATTTTAATATGGCAAGACTTTATGTTTGCGTGTGCAATGTATCCTGTGGATCCAGAATTCTTAGA CAACGTGAGAGCAGAAATACAACATAATGTGCTCCGACTTCAGCACCATCCTTCTATAGCAGTTTGGGCAGGCAATAATGAAAATGAGGTTGCTTTGCGTGGAAATTGGTACAGTACTCAAGCACAGTTTGATAAGTACAAAGCAGAGTACATAAGACTCTATGTAGATAACATTAAACCTATCGTAGAAAGCATCGACCCAACAAGACGATATCTTATTTCGAGTCCGTCAAATGGTCGAAAGTCTGAAGAAGATGGATACATCGCAAAAAACCCTTACGATCCACATTTTGGGGATACTCATTATTACAATTACTTAGCAGACAACTGGAACTTAAATATCTATCCCCAAACGAGGTTTGCATCAGAATACGGATTCCAGTCTTTGCCATCtcttaaaacaatgaaaacgGCAACGAATAAAACGAGTGATTACAGAATCGATAGTGATTATTTCAAACACAGGCAGCATAGTCCAAATGGTTACAGTTTTATCGAGTCACAAATTAATCgacatttaaaacttaataaagatGACccaaaatatttcgaaaaatttGTCTATTACAGCCAG ATATCACAAGCAATGTCAATAAAAGCCGAAACAGAGTTTTATAGGCAAAGCCAAGCTGATTGGTACACGATGGGTGCCTTGTATTGGCAATTAAACGATGTATGGCAAGCTCCATCTTGGTCTGGGATTG AATACGGCGGAAAGTGGAAAATGCTGCACTATTTTGCAAAGTCATTTTTTGCACCAGTTTTGGTATCTCCGCGTTTGACCTTGACAGAAAATGTTGACGTTTATTTGATCAACGACAGAATCGTGGCAATAATTAACGCAAATATTACTGTTGAAATGTTTAAGTGGAATAGTTTCACTCCAATCAAGTCGCAATCTTACTTGGCTAATGCCAAGCCATTGAGTAGCGAGAAACAATTTACTATAGATTTATGGGACGCAGATAAAAAAGATGAAATATTCTTAAGGTTTGCCCTTCAAGCAGACGGAGTTATATCATCACCACAAAACTATATATTCCCTGTACCTTTGAAAAATGCAAAAGGTTTGAGGACGCCCAATATAAAG CTTGATGTTTCTGAAACGACGGCAGTTTGTGGGAATGGAACGTCATTCACGGTAAACTTAAATGTGGATACAATAGTTCCTTTTTTGTGGCTCGAAGCTAATTCTATTGATGGACACTTCCACGACAATGGTTTCATAATAACTGAGCCAAAAACGAAAGTTCATTTTTGTACGAAAGAGAAAATAAATGCACAACAGTTAAAAAGGGGAATaacctataaatattatgaaaactaa
- the LOC113399427 gene encoding uncharacterized protein LOC113399427, with product MSNSTLLFVFIALIRYTCGVRINFTNCHHPEWSCVNNVPNEITYTCAVTKNDDFIIHLKDFYTDHVHTVTIQNCRDLRVVLDCPILQRPSRLQKFVIKDCTRLEFVSLSASSLLQTPPEVKLENIREIVSFPRNTFKSPSTNSEFKCMGASYYRRIHIVNSIINSINTKAIYNVSGVKSVEFENVTITEIQSEGVEVVTGNDNTLFGLINCKIDKIGFKGITIQSSTTKILHGAFGDITTNSINVTADNLYIIGNTFKSISALGLNTKSVNTDVTDNSIDRLRTDALANVKCCRKATNKKRMHFNRNEIKNVEPYSLYFDYASCKSAGSQIAYRENKIDCKCRNIAFLNSQSSNEQNSLILNLTNNNTCLVTSCVLPVEIVKLLESDMCHLNLDPQVMCLLYNDKHSTIKNNEVTTDDDVTEPAPTFYLIRQAKSLHGDAGAAMTAIDKDDLLKDSHLNMTNRTIIKVVFDSSKDFVETLRSTSRTRSRPIENKSPPKEEYVSHCIGTQCRNTAAYNRQRALDFYKYVYAQLRTPRQSVNKKT from the exons ATGTCTAACAGTACTTTATTATTCGTCTTTATTGCATTAATTCGTTACACTTGTGGGGTTAGGATTAACTTTACGAATTGTCATCATCCGGAATGGTCTTGTGTCAATAATGTACCGAACGAGATCACATACACCTGTGCAGTGACAAAAAATGAC GACTTCATTATTCATCTAAAGGATTTTTACACGGATCACGTACACACGGTCACGATACAGAATTGTCGAGACTTACGAGTTGTTCTAGACTGTCCGATATTGCAGAGGCCGTCGCGGCTACAAAAGTTTGTAATCAAAGATTGCACTAGACTTGAATTCGTCTCTCTATCCGCTAGCTCCTTATTACAAACACCGCCCGAAGTGAAGTTGGAAAACATAAGAGAAATCGTATCGTTCCCAAGAAACACGTTCAAATCGCCGAGCACTAATTCTGAGTTTAAATGTATGGGCGCTTCGTATTACAGAAGGATTCATAttgtaaatagtattattaattcaattaacacTAAAGCAATTTATAATGTAAGCGGTGTCAAAAGTGTCGAATTCGAAAATGTTACCATAACGGAAATACAGAGCGAAGGTGTTGAAGTTGTGACGGGTAACGATAATACGCTCTTTGGTCTTATAAATTGCAAAATTGACAAAATTGGATTTAAAGgtataacaatacaaagttCCACAACGAAGATATTACACGGCGCTTTTGGGGACATAACAACAAATTCAATCAATGTAACAGCTGATAATCTGTACATTATAGGAAACACTTTTAAGAGTATAAGCGCTCTGGGATTAAATACGAAATCTGTGAATACTGATGTTACGGACAACAGCATCGATCGCCTCAGAACGGATGCATTGGCGAACGTGAAATGCTGTAGGAAAGCGACGAACAAGAAACGTATGCATTTCAAccgcaatgaaataaaaaatgttgaacCATATTCGCTTTATTTCGATTACGCGAGCTGTAAATCTGCGGGTTCGCAGATCGCTTACAGGGAGAACAAGATCGACTGCAAATGTCGAAATATCGCATTCCTCAACTCCCAATCGAGTAACGAACAGAACAGTCTAATTTTAAATCTGACCAATAACAACACGTGCCTGGTCACGTCCTGCGTGTTGCCCGTCGAAATCGTTAAGCTGTTAGAAAGCGACATGTGCCATTTAAACCTTGACCCCCAAGTTATGTGTTTACTCTACAACGATAAGCACTCCACGATTAAAAATAACGAAGTGACTACCGACGATGATGTCACGGAACCAGCGCCTACATTTTACTTGATAAGACAAGCGAAGTCCCTCCACGGAGACGCGGGGGCCGCTATGACGGCGATCGATAAGGACGATCTTTTGAAAGACAGTCATTTAAATATGACCAACAGAACTATAATCAAAGTGGTATTCGATTCTTCTAAAGACTTCGTCGAAACGCTGCGTAGTACGAGTAGAACTCGAAGCAGACCGATAGAAAACAAATCTCCGCCGAAGGAGGAATACGTTAGTCATTGTATCGGCACGCAATGCCGGAACACCGCTGCGTACAATCGACAGAGAGCCTTGGATTTCTACAAATATGTATACGCACAGCTGCGTACGCCAAGACAGAGCGTTAACAAGAAAACTTAA